The nucleotide window CACATTCTGACCAACTGTGTTAAAACCAATGAGGAACTTACTGAACTGCAGGATGAATCGACCAGTGACGTCCACGTTTCGAAAGGTGTCTGTCCACAGCAGGCAGTCAGAGCAAGTCTTTAGAATATGTCCTTTGTGGTCTGACAGATTTTCTTTAAAAGCAGACAACAGAGAGACTGATTATtatgcaatattatttatatggAGGTCTGTTGTTGTGGATATACTTATGCTCTTATTCATCATGGTAATATCATGCTAAATACATAAGCTGATTCATCTCATTGCATGTATTTGGCTATACTTACTGCGGAATGTGGTGGCAATTCCAGTGACTGTTGCATTTACCTCCCCAAAGATACACCGATCACTGAGAAACAAGATTTTCACATGCTTCAAATGTACCATGCTGTCTGAAAAGGTAAACCTTCTTTCTTATATTGTGTTACAGACTATATTGAAAGAAGATTCTGCCCAACATATGAACTCATGAACTAAATCTCCAAACTTACAAGCAGTGATCCCCCCAACGTAATGTCACAACTTGACTGTCAGAAGTGGGAGACAAGTCAATCCAGGAGCTTTTCAGAGACTCCAGTGCCTTGTGGTACGGCTTGGGGTTACCAGCTCCCATCACATACAcccattttccaaaaaccttcacataaaaagtcacaatttATGTaactatattaaaaaatatctgAGTGTGCTTTTTGATAATGTGCTTTTGCAAATATAATCAACCATCTTTGGGATAATTAAGACAGAGAAAACCTACCAGTTTGGGGTCCTCCGGTTTTAAAAGTTCAACCAGGTCCTTACAGTCAGTTGCCGATGCAGCACTGAGGGAAGTGAGAGCCAACAGAAATACAACAAGAGGCAGAGCCATGGTCAGACAGACGGATGAGGGAGAGTCGGCAGCACTGCAGAGTATGTCACTGAAgctgcaacagaaaacttcTAAAGCTGATGTATTTGCCCCCTGGgagttcattaaaaa belongs to Etheostoma spectabile isolate EspeVRDwgs_2016 chromosome 5, UIUC_Espe_1.0, whole genome shotgun sequence and includes:
- the LOC116689621 gene encoding uncharacterized protein LOC116689621 yields the protein MNSQGANTSALEVFCCSFSDILCSAADSPSSVCLTMALPLVVFLLALTSLSAASATDCKDLVELLKPEDPKLVFGKWVYVMGAGNPKPYHKALESLKSSWIDLSPTSDSQVVTLRWGDHCFDRCIFGEVNATVTGIATTFRKNLSDHKGHILKTCSDCLLWTDTFRNVDVTGRFILQFTRTGKMDPKDVETFKKQVGCLNFPDNFHSYDGKTELCPDDKESTE